The Phocoena phocoena chromosome 4, mPhoPho1.1, whole genome shotgun sequence genome contains a region encoding:
- the PCBP3 gene encoding poly(rC)-binding protein 3 isoform X4 has translation MESKVSEGGLNVTLTIRLLMHGKEVGSIIGKKGETVKKMREESGARINISEGNCPERIVTITGPTDAIFKAFAMIAYKFEEDIINCMTNSPATSKPPVTLRLVVPASQCGSLIGKGGSKIKEIRESTGAQVQVAGDMLPNSTERAVTISGTPDAIIQCVKQICVVMLESPPKGATIPYRPKPASTPVIFAGGQVRAEPLSASTANLSLLLQPPPLPAYTIQGQYAIPHPDLTKLHQLAMQQTPFPPLGQTNPAFPGLDASAPASTHELTIPNDLIGCIIGRQGTKINEIRQMSGAQIKIANATEGSSERQITITGTPANISLAQYLINARLTSEVTGMGAL, from the exons ATGGAGTCCAAGGTCTCAGAAGGTGGCCTGAACGTGACGCTGAccatccgcctgctgatgcatggaAAG GAAGTTGGCAGCATCATCGGgaag AAAGGAGAGACCGTGAAGAAGATGCGTGAAGAG AGCGGGGCAAGGATCAACATCTCGGAAGGAAACTGCCCAGAAAGAATCGTGACCATCACAGGCCCGACAGACGCCATCTTCAAGGCTTTTGCCATGATCGCCTACAAGTTTGAGGAG gacATCATTAACTGCATGACCAACAGCCCGGCCACCAGCAAGCCCCCGGTGACGCTGAGGTTGGTGGTCCCCGCCAGCCAGTGCGGGTCCCTGATCGGCAAAGGCGGCTCCAAGATCAAGGAGATCAGGGAG TCCACAGGTGCCCAGGTCCAGGTGGCCGGGGACATGCTGCCCAACTCCACGGAGCGGGCAGTGACAATCTCGGGGACCCCCGACGCCATCATCCAGTGTGTCAAGCAGATCTGTGTGGTCATGCTGGAG TCCCCACCGAAAGGTGCCACCATTCCCTACCGCCCAAAGCCCGCCTCCACCCCTGTCATTTTTGCAGGTGGTCAGGTAAGAGCCGAGCCGCTCTCGGCCTCCACTGCCAACCTCAGCCTCTTACTGCAGCCCCCGCCGCTGCCC gccTACACGATCCAGGGACAGTACGCCATCCCCCACCCAGAT TTGACCAAGCTCCACCAGCTGGCCATGCAGCAAACCCCCTTTCCTCCCCTCGGACAGACCAACCCCGCTTTCCCCG GTCTGGACGCCAGCGCCCCCGCCAGCACTCACGAGCTCACCATTCCCAATGAT CTAATAGGCTGCATAATTGGACGCCAGGGGACCAAAATCAATGAAATTCGACAGATGTCTGGAGCGCAGATCAAAATCGCCAATGCCACGGAGGGGTCGTCAGAGCGCCAGATCACCATAACGGGGACCCCGGCCAACATCAGCCTTGCCCAGTACCTCATCAACGCCAG
- the PCBP3 gene encoding poly(rC)-binding protein 3 isoform X8 encodes MESKVSEGGLNVTLTIRLLMHGKEVGSIIGKKGETVKKMREESGARINISEGNCPERIVTITGPTDAIFKAFAMIAYKFEEDIINCMTNSPATSKPPVTLRLVVPASQCGSLIGKGGSKIKEIRESTGAQVQVAGDMLPNSTERAVTISGTPDAIIQCVKQICVVMLEAYTIQGQYAIPHPDLTKLHQLAMQQTPFPPLGQTNPAFPGEKLPLHSSEEAQNLMGQSSGLDASAPASTHELTIPNDLIGCIIGRQGTKINEIRQMSGAQIKIANATEGSSERQITITGTPANISLAQYLINARLTSEVTGMGAL; translated from the exons ATGGAGTCCAAGGTCTCAGAAGGTGGCCTGAACGTGACGCTGAccatccgcctgctgatgcatggaAAG GAAGTTGGCAGCATCATCGGgaag AAAGGAGAGACCGTGAAGAAGATGCGTGAAGAG AGCGGGGCAAGGATCAACATCTCGGAAGGAAACTGCCCAGAAAGAATCGTGACCATCACAGGCCCGACAGACGCCATCTTCAAGGCTTTTGCCATGATCGCCTACAAGTTTGAGGAG gacATCATTAACTGCATGACCAACAGCCCGGCCACCAGCAAGCCCCCGGTGACGCTGAGGTTGGTGGTCCCCGCCAGCCAGTGCGGGTCCCTGATCGGCAAAGGCGGCTCCAAGATCAAGGAGATCAGGGAG TCCACAGGTGCCCAGGTCCAGGTGGCCGGGGACATGCTGCCCAACTCCACGGAGCGGGCAGTGACAATCTCGGGGACCCCCGACGCCATCATCCAGTGTGTCAAGCAGATCTGTGTGGTCATGCTGGAG gccTACACGATCCAGGGACAGTACGCCATCCCCCACCCAGAT TTGACCAAGCTCCACCAGCTGGCCATGCAGCAAACCCCCTTTCCTCCCCTCGGACAGACCAACCCCGCTTTCCCCG GAGAAAAGCTGCCTTTACACTCCTCCGAAGAAGCTCAAAATCTGATGGGCCAGTCGTCAG GTCTGGACGCCAGCGCCCCCGCCAGCACTCACGAGCTCACCATTCCCAATGAT CTAATAGGCTGCATAATTGGACGCCAGGGGACCAAAATCAATGAAATTCGACAGATGTCTGGAGCGCAGATCAAAATCGCCAATGCCACGGAGGGGTCGTCAGAGCGCCAGATCACCATAACGGGGACCCCGGCCAACATCAGCCTTGCCCAGTACCTCATCAACGCCAG
- the PCBP3 gene encoding poly(rC)-binding protein 3 isoform X5 yields the protein MESKVSEGGLNVTLTIRLLMHGKEVGSIIGKKGETVKKMREESGARINISEGNCPERIVTITGPTDAIFKAFAMIAYKFEEDIINCMTNSPATSKPPVTLRLVVPASQCGSLIGKGGSKIKEIRESTGAQVQVAGDMLPNSTERAVTISGTPDAIIQCVKQICVVMLESPPKGATIPYRPKPASTPVIFAGGQAYTIQGQYAIPHPDLTKLHQLAMQQTPFPPLGQTNPAFPGEKLPLHSSEEAQNLMGQSSGLDASAPASTHELTIPNDLIGCIIGRQGTKINEIRQMSGAQIKIANATEGSSERQITITGTPANISLAQYLINARLTSEVTGMGAL from the exons ATGGAGTCCAAGGTCTCAGAAGGTGGCCTGAACGTGACGCTGAccatccgcctgctgatgcatggaAAG GAAGTTGGCAGCATCATCGGgaag AAAGGAGAGACCGTGAAGAAGATGCGTGAAGAG AGCGGGGCAAGGATCAACATCTCGGAAGGAAACTGCCCAGAAAGAATCGTGACCATCACAGGCCCGACAGACGCCATCTTCAAGGCTTTTGCCATGATCGCCTACAAGTTTGAGGAG gacATCATTAACTGCATGACCAACAGCCCGGCCACCAGCAAGCCCCCGGTGACGCTGAGGTTGGTGGTCCCCGCCAGCCAGTGCGGGTCCCTGATCGGCAAAGGCGGCTCCAAGATCAAGGAGATCAGGGAG TCCACAGGTGCCCAGGTCCAGGTGGCCGGGGACATGCTGCCCAACTCCACGGAGCGGGCAGTGACAATCTCGGGGACCCCCGACGCCATCATCCAGTGTGTCAAGCAGATCTGTGTGGTCATGCTGGAG TCCCCACCGAAAGGTGCCACCATTCCCTACCGCCCAAAGCCCGCCTCCACCCCTGTCATTTTTGCAGGTGGTCAG gccTACACGATCCAGGGACAGTACGCCATCCCCCACCCAGAT TTGACCAAGCTCCACCAGCTGGCCATGCAGCAAACCCCCTTTCCTCCCCTCGGACAGACCAACCCCGCTTTCCCCG GAGAAAAGCTGCCTTTACACTCCTCCGAAGAAGCTCAAAATCTGATGGGCCAGTCGTCAG GTCTGGACGCCAGCGCCCCCGCCAGCACTCACGAGCTCACCATTCCCAATGAT CTAATAGGCTGCATAATTGGACGCCAGGGGACCAAAATCAATGAAATTCGACAGATGTCTGGAGCGCAGATCAAAATCGCCAATGCCACGGAGGGGTCGTCAGAGCGCCAGATCACCATAACGGGGACCCCGGCCAACATCAGCCTTGCCCAGTACCTCATCAACGCCAG
- the PCBP3 gene encoding poly(rC)-binding protein 3 isoform X1 yields MESKVSEGGLNVTLTIRLLMHGKEVGSIIGKKGETVKKMREESGARINISEGNCPERIVTITGPTDAIFKAFAMIAYKFEEDIINCMTNSPATSKPPVTLRLVVPASQCGSLIGKGGSKIKEIRESTGAQVQVAGDMLPNSTERAVTISGTPDAIIQCVKQICVVMLESPPKGATIPYRPKPASTPVIFAGGQVRAEPLSASTANLSLLLQPPPLPAYTIQGQYAIPHPDLTKLHQLAMQQTPFPPLGQTNPAFPGEKLPLHSSEEAQNLMGQSSGLDASAPASTHELTIPNDLIGCIIGRQGTKINEIRQMSGAQIKIANATEGSSERQITITGTPANISLAQYLINARLTSEVTGMGAL; encoded by the exons ATGGAGTCCAAGGTCTCAGAAGGTGGCCTGAACGTGACGCTGAccatccgcctgctgatgcatggaAAG GAAGTTGGCAGCATCATCGGgaag AAAGGAGAGACCGTGAAGAAGATGCGTGAAGAG AGCGGGGCAAGGATCAACATCTCGGAAGGAAACTGCCCAGAAAGAATCGTGACCATCACAGGCCCGACAGACGCCATCTTCAAGGCTTTTGCCATGATCGCCTACAAGTTTGAGGAG gacATCATTAACTGCATGACCAACAGCCCGGCCACCAGCAAGCCCCCGGTGACGCTGAGGTTGGTGGTCCCCGCCAGCCAGTGCGGGTCCCTGATCGGCAAAGGCGGCTCCAAGATCAAGGAGATCAGGGAG TCCACAGGTGCCCAGGTCCAGGTGGCCGGGGACATGCTGCCCAACTCCACGGAGCGGGCAGTGACAATCTCGGGGACCCCCGACGCCATCATCCAGTGTGTCAAGCAGATCTGTGTGGTCATGCTGGAG TCCCCACCGAAAGGTGCCACCATTCCCTACCGCCCAAAGCCCGCCTCCACCCCTGTCATTTTTGCAGGTGGTCAGGTAAGAGCCGAGCCGCTCTCGGCCTCCACTGCCAACCTCAGCCTCTTACTGCAGCCCCCGCCGCTGCCC gccTACACGATCCAGGGACAGTACGCCATCCCCCACCCAGAT TTGACCAAGCTCCACCAGCTGGCCATGCAGCAAACCCCCTTTCCTCCCCTCGGACAGACCAACCCCGCTTTCCCCG GAGAAAAGCTGCCTTTACACTCCTCCGAAGAAGCTCAAAATCTGATGGGCCAGTCGTCAG GTCTGGACGCCAGCGCCCCCGCCAGCACTCACGAGCTCACCATTCCCAATGAT CTAATAGGCTGCATAATTGGACGCCAGGGGACCAAAATCAATGAAATTCGACAGATGTCTGGAGCGCAGATCAAAATCGCCAATGCCACGGAGGGGTCGTCAGAGCGCCAGATCACCATAACGGGGACCCCGGCCAACATCAGCCTTGCCCAGTACCTCATCAACGCCAG
- the PCBP3 gene encoding poly(rC)-binding protein 3 isoform X7, with protein sequence MESKVSEGGLNVTLTIRLLMHGKEVGSIIGKKGETVKKMREESGARINISEGNCPERIVTITGPTDAIFKAFAMIAYKFEEDIINCMTNSPATSKPPVTLRLVVPASQCGSLIGKGGSKIKEIRESTGAQVQVAGDMLPNSTERAVTISGTPDAIIQCVKQICVVMLESPPKGATIPYRPKPASTPVIFAGGQAYTIQGQYAIPHPDLTKLHQLAMQQTPFPPLGQTNPAFPGLDASAPASTHELTIPNDLIGCIIGRQGTKINEIRQMSGAQIKIANATEGSSERQITITGTPANISLAQYLINARLTSEVTGMGAL encoded by the exons ATGGAGTCCAAGGTCTCAGAAGGTGGCCTGAACGTGACGCTGAccatccgcctgctgatgcatggaAAG GAAGTTGGCAGCATCATCGGgaag AAAGGAGAGACCGTGAAGAAGATGCGTGAAGAG AGCGGGGCAAGGATCAACATCTCGGAAGGAAACTGCCCAGAAAGAATCGTGACCATCACAGGCCCGACAGACGCCATCTTCAAGGCTTTTGCCATGATCGCCTACAAGTTTGAGGAG gacATCATTAACTGCATGACCAACAGCCCGGCCACCAGCAAGCCCCCGGTGACGCTGAGGTTGGTGGTCCCCGCCAGCCAGTGCGGGTCCCTGATCGGCAAAGGCGGCTCCAAGATCAAGGAGATCAGGGAG TCCACAGGTGCCCAGGTCCAGGTGGCCGGGGACATGCTGCCCAACTCCACGGAGCGGGCAGTGACAATCTCGGGGACCCCCGACGCCATCATCCAGTGTGTCAAGCAGATCTGTGTGGTCATGCTGGAG TCCCCACCGAAAGGTGCCACCATTCCCTACCGCCCAAAGCCCGCCTCCACCCCTGTCATTTTTGCAGGTGGTCAG gccTACACGATCCAGGGACAGTACGCCATCCCCCACCCAGAT TTGACCAAGCTCCACCAGCTGGCCATGCAGCAAACCCCCTTTCCTCCCCTCGGACAGACCAACCCCGCTTTCCCCG GTCTGGACGCCAGCGCCCCCGCCAGCACTCACGAGCTCACCATTCCCAATGAT CTAATAGGCTGCATAATTGGACGCCAGGGGACCAAAATCAATGAAATTCGACAGATGTCTGGAGCGCAGATCAAAATCGCCAATGCCACGGAGGGGTCGTCAGAGCGCCAGATCACCATAACGGGGACCCCGGCCAACATCAGCCTTGCCCAGTACCTCATCAACGCCAG
- the PCBP3 gene encoding poly(rC)-binding protein 3 isoform X3, which translates to MESKVSEGGLNVTLTIRLLMHGKEVGSIIGKKGETVKKMREESGARINISEGNCPERIVTITGPTDAIFKAFAMIAYKFEEDIINCMTNSPATSKPPVTLRLVVPASQCGSLIGKGGSKIKEIRESTGAQVQVAGDMLPNSTERAVTISGTPDAIIQCVKQICVVMLESPPKGATIPYRPKPASTPVIFAGGQAYTIQGQYAIPHPDQLTKLHQLAMQQTPFPPLGQTNPAFPGEKLPLHSSEEAQNLMGQSSGLDASAPASTHELTIPNDLIGCIIGRQGTKINEIRQMSGAQIKIANATEGSSERQITITGTPANISLAQYLINARLTSEVTGMGAL; encoded by the exons ATGGAGTCCAAGGTCTCAGAAGGTGGCCTGAACGTGACGCTGAccatccgcctgctgatgcatggaAAG GAAGTTGGCAGCATCATCGGgaag AAAGGAGAGACCGTGAAGAAGATGCGTGAAGAG AGCGGGGCAAGGATCAACATCTCGGAAGGAAACTGCCCAGAAAGAATCGTGACCATCACAGGCCCGACAGACGCCATCTTCAAGGCTTTTGCCATGATCGCCTACAAGTTTGAGGAG gacATCATTAACTGCATGACCAACAGCCCGGCCACCAGCAAGCCCCCGGTGACGCTGAGGTTGGTGGTCCCCGCCAGCCAGTGCGGGTCCCTGATCGGCAAAGGCGGCTCCAAGATCAAGGAGATCAGGGAG TCCACAGGTGCCCAGGTCCAGGTGGCCGGGGACATGCTGCCCAACTCCACGGAGCGGGCAGTGACAATCTCGGGGACCCCCGACGCCATCATCCAGTGTGTCAAGCAGATCTGTGTGGTCATGCTGGAG TCCCCACCGAAAGGTGCCACCATTCCCTACCGCCCAAAGCCCGCCTCCACCCCTGTCATTTTTGCAGGTGGTCAG gccTACACGATCCAGGGACAGTACGCCATCCCCCACCCAGAT CAGTTGACCAAGCTCCACCAGCTGGCCATGCAGCAAACCCCCTTTCCTCCCCTCGGACAGACCAACCCCGCTTTCCCCG GAGAAAAGCTGCCTTTACACTCCTCCGAAGAAGCTCAAAATCTGATGGGCCAGTCGTCAG GTCTGGACGCCAGCGCCCCCGCCAGCACTCACGAGCTCACCATTCCCAATGAT CTAATAGGCTGCATAATTGGACGCCAGGGGACCAAAATCAATGAAATTCGACAGATGTCTGGAGCGCAGATCAAAATCGCCAATGCCACGGAGGGGTCGTCAGAGCGCCAGATCACCATAACGGGGACCCCGGCCAACATCAGCCTTGCCCAGTACCTCATCAACGCCAG
- the PCBP3 gene encoding poly(rC)-binding protein 3 isoform X2 has translation MESKVSEGGLNVTLTIRLLMHGKEVGSIIGKKGETVKKMREESGARINISEGNCPERIVTITGPTDAIFKAFAMIAYKFEEDIINCMTNSPATSKPPVTLRLVVPASQCGSLIGKGGSKIKEIRESTGAQVQVAGDMLPNSTERAVTISGTPDAIIQCVKQICVVMLESPPKGATIPYRPKPASTPVIFAGGQVRAEPLSASTANLSLLLQPPPLPAYTIQGQYAIPHPDQLTKLHQLAMQQTPFPPLGQTNPAFPGEKLPLHSSEEAQNLMGQSSGLDASAPASTHELTIPNDLIGCIIGRQGTKINEIRQMSGAQIKIANATEGSSERQITITGTPANISLAQYLINARLTSEVTGMGAL, from the exons ATGGAGTCCAAGGTCTCAGAAGGTGGCCTGAACGTGACGCTGAccatccgcctgctgatgcatggaAAG GAAGTTGGCAGCATCATCGGgaag AAAGGAGAGACCGTGAAGAAGATGCGTGAAGAG AGCGGGGCAAGGATCAACATCTCGGAAGGAAACTGCCCAGAAAGAATCGTGACCATCACAGGCCCGACAGACGCCATCTTCAAGGCTTTTGCCATGATCGCCTACAAGTTTGAGGAG gacATCATTAACTGCATGACCAACAGCCCGGCCACCAGCAAGCCCCCGGTGACGCTGAGGTTGGTGGTCCCCGCCAGCCAGTGCGGGTCCCTGATCGGCAAAGGCGGCTCCAAGATCAAGGAGATCAGGGAG TCCACAGGTGCCCAGGTCCAGGTGGCCGGGGACATGCTGCCCAACTCCACGGAGCGGGCAGTGACAATCTCGGGGACCCCCGACGCCATCATCCAGTGTGTCAAGCAGATCTGTGTGGTCATGCTGGAG TCCCCACCGAAAGGTGCCACCATTCCCTACCGCCCAAAGCCCGCCTCCACCCCTGTCATTTTTGCAGGTGGTCAGGTAAGAGCCGAGCCGCTCTCGGCCTCCACTGCCAACCTCAGCCTCTTACTGCAGCCCCCGCCGCTGCCC gccTACACGATCCAGGGACAGTACGCCATCCCCCACCCAGAT CAGTTGACCAAGCTCCACCAGCTGGCCATGCAGCAAACCCCCTTTCCTCCCCTCGGACAGACCAACCCCGCTTTCCCCG GAGAAAAGCTGCCTTTACACTCCTCCGAAGAAGCTCAAAATCTGATGGGCCAGTCGTCAG GTCTGGACGCCAGCGCCCCCGCCAGCACTCACGAGCTCACCATTCCCAATGAT CTAATAGGCTGCATAATTGGACGCCAGGGGACCAAAATCAATGAAATTCGACAGATGTCTGGAGCGCAGATCAAAATCGCCAATGCCACGGAGGGGTCGTCAGAGCGCCAGATCACCATAACGGGGACCCCGGCCAACATCAGCCTTGCCCAGTACCTCATCAACGCCAG
- the PCBP3 gene encoding poly(rC)-binding protein 3 isoform X6, whose translation MESKVSEGGLNVTLTIRLLMHGKEVGSIIGKKGETVKKMREESGARINISEGNCPERIVTITGPTDAIFKAFAMIAYKFEEDIINCMTNSPATSKPPVTLRLVVPASQCGSLIGKGGSKIKEIRESTGAQVQVAGDMLPNSTERAVTISGTPDAIIQCVKQICVVMLESPPKGATIPYRPKPASTPVIFAGGQAYTIQGQYAIPHPDQLTKLHQLAMQQTPFPPLGQTNPAFPGLDASAPASTHELTIPNDLIGCIIGRQGTKINEIRQMSGAQIKIANATEGSSERQITITGTPANISLAQYLINARLTSEVTGMGAL comes from the exons ATGGAGTCCAAGGTCTCAGAAGGTGGCCTGAACGTGACGCTGAccatccgcctgctgatgcatggaAAG GAAGTTGGCAGCATCATCGGgaag AAAGGAGAGACCGTGAAGAAGATGCGTGAAGAG AGCGGGGCAAGGATCAACATCTCGGAAGGAAACTGCCCAGAAAGAATCGTGACCATCACAGGCCCGACAGACGCCATCTTCAAGGCTTTTGCCATGATCGCCTACAAGTTTGAGGAG gacATCATTAACTGCATGACCAACAGCCCGGCCACCAGCAAGCCCCCGGTGACGCTGAGGTTGGTGGTCCCCGCCAGCCAGTGCGGGTCCCTGATCGGCAAAGGCGGCTCCAAGATCAAGGAGATCAGGGAG TCCACAGGTGCCCAGGTCCAGGTGGCCGGGGACATGCTGCCCAACTCCACGGAGCGGGCAGTGACAATCTCGGGGACCCCCGACGCCATCATCCAGTGTGTCAAGCAGATCTGTGTGGTCATGCTGGAG TCCCCACCGAAAGGTGCCACCATTCCCTACCGCCCAAAGCCCGCCTCCACCCCTGTCATTTTTGCAGGTGGTCAG gccTACACGATCCAGGGACAGTACGCCATCCCCCACCCAGAT CAGTTGACCAAGCTCCACCAGCTGGCCATGCAGCAAACCCCCTTTCCTCCCCTCGGACAGACCAACCCCGCTTTCCCCG GTCTGGACGCCAGCGCCCCCGCCAGCACTCACGAGCTCACCATTCCCAATGAT CTAATAGGCTGCATAATTGGACGCCAGGGGACCAAAATCAATGAAATTCGACAGATGTCTGGAGCGCAGATCAAAATCGCCAATGCCACGGAGGGGTCGTCAGAGCGCCAGATCACCATAACGGGGACCCCGGCCAACATCAGCCTTGCCCAGTACCTCATCAACGCCAG